The following proteins come from a genomic window of Ilumatobacter coccineus YM16-304:
- a CDS encoding OB-fold domain-containing protein, protein MNGIVSYGVHLPYWRLDRSKITQTLGQGGGRGTRSVASFDEDATSMGVEAGRRALAAAAPGYGGPGILAYATTAPGYLDKTNATAIHAALRLDDCVPAFDVGGAAKSGTAATIMAHNGGIAVLSDVRTGRPGSADEAAGGDAAVALIFGDDAVIAEPVGYAPVTAEFVDRWRVPGESYSRQWEERFGEHAYVPLATQAVGDVLKQADVQIGDVDHAIVAGLHTRSVKAVSKQLGCAPERLADDLLDTIGNTGTAHWALMLANVLDQASPGDLVLVAHLADGCDASLLRVTDEIVAFRERQRSTAAEQLAATTTELDYSSFMTWRGFLEREPPRRPEPDRPASPPSLRGNAWKYGFVGGQDDGGFIHLPPGRVSVESGAIDEMTPVPMADRRATIATFTIDRLAYSLAPPVVAAIVDFDGGGRMQVELTDVDPAEVKIGDRVEMTFRRLYTVDGIHNHFWKARPVRS, encoded by the coding sequence ATGAACGGGATCGTTTCGTACGGCGTCCACCTTCCCTACTGGCGACTCGACCGGTCGAAGATCACGCAGACGCTCGGCCAGGGTGGCGGGCGCGGCACGCGCAGCGTCGCCTCGTTCGACGAAGACGCCACGTCGATGGGCGTCGAAGCCGGGCGGCGAGCACTCGCCGCCGCGGCTCCCGGCTACGGCGGTCCCGGCATCCTGGCCTACGCCACCACTGCGCCCGGCTACCTCGACAAGACCAATGCCACCGCGATCCACGCTGCGCTGCGCCTCGACGACTGCGTACCGGCCTTCGACGTGGGCGGCGCCGCGAAGTCGGGCACGGCAGCGACGATCATGGCGCACAACGGCGGGATCGCCGTGCTCTCCGACGTGCGGACGGGCCGACCGGGTTCGGCCGACGAGGCCGCTGGTGGGGACGCCGCGGTCGCGCTGATCTTCGGCGACGACGCCGTCATCGCCGAGCCGGTCGGCTACGCGCCGGTCACCGCCGAGTTCGTCGACCGGTGGCGCGTGCCGGGGGAGTCGTACTCGCGGCAGTGGGAGGAACGCTTCGGCGAGCACGCGTACGTTCCGCTCGCGACCCAGGCGGTCGGCGACGTGCTCAAGCAAGCCGATGTACAGATCGGCGATGTCGATCACGCGATCGTCGCCGGGCTGCACACTCGGTCGGTCAAGGCGGTGTCGAAGCAGTTGGGGTGCGCTCCCGAGCGACTCGCCGACGATCTGCTGGACACGATCGGCAACACCGGCACCGCGCACTGGGCGCTCATGCTCGCCAACGTGCTCGACCAGGCGTCACCCGGTGACCTGGTCCTCGTCGCGCATCTCGCCGACGGATGCGACGCGTCGTTGCTGCGCGTCACCGACGAGATCGTGGCGTTCCGCGAGCGCCAGCGCTCGACCGCCGCCGAGCAGCTCGCCGCGACGACCACCGAGCTCGACTACTCGTCGTTCATGACCTGGCGCGGATTTCTCGAGCGCGAGCCGCCGCGACGCCCCGAGCCCGACCGGCCCGCATCGCCACCGAGTCTGCGCGGCAACGCGTGGAAGTACGGCTTCGTCGGCGGGCAGGACGACGGTGGCTTCATCCACCTGCCACCCGGGCGGGTCAGCGTCGAATCGGGCGCGATCGACGAGATGACGCCGGTGCCGATGGCCGACCGCCGGGCGACGATCGCGACGTTCACCATCGACCGGCTGGCGTACAGCCTCGCTCCGCCCGTCGTGGCGGCGATCGTCGACTTCGACGGCGGTGGGCGCATGCAGGTCGAACTCACCGACGTCGACCCGGCCGAGGTGAAGATCGGCGATCGAGTCGAGATGACCTTTCGACGGCTCTACACCGTCGACGGCATCCACAACCACTTCTGGAAAGCGCGACCGGTCAGGTCCTGA
- a CDS encoding acetyl-CoA acetyltransferase, with protein MASHGIRDQVAIVGMGCTPFGEHWDKSVDDMLVESSSAATASAGVDLDDVDAFWLGTMGSGLSGLTLSRPLKVDHKPVTHVENYCATGSEAFRNACYAVASGAYDVAMAIGVEKLKDSGYSGLVVPNVAHDGSSAQLTAPAAFSFLAPAYGEKYGVDSQEMKDVMTRIAWKNHKNGALNPRAQFQKEVSKETIECAPLIAGPLGIFDCSGVSDGSAAAIIVRAEDAYDYTDHPIFVKALSFVAGPATGTVDPDYDYTSFTEVVHSATDAYRQAGIEHPRDELAMAEVHDCFTPTELVLMEDLGFAERGMGWKEVLAGTFDLDGELPVNPDGGLKSFGHPIGASGLRMLFEAWLQLRGEAGDRQISSIGLDGAPGKTKALTHNLGGSPGSCVSFVSIVGSRLD; from the coding sequence ATGGCAAGTCATGGCATCAGAGATCAGGTGGCGATCGTCGGAATGGGCTGCACCCCGTTCGGCGAGCACTGGGACAAGAGCGTCGACGACATGCTCGTCGAATCGTCGTCGGCGGCCACGGCCTCGGCGGGCGTCGACCTCGACGACGTCGACGCGTTCTGGCTCGGCACCATGGGGTCGGGGCTGTCGGGTCTCACGCTCAGCCGTCCGCTCAAGGTCGACCACAAGCCGGTCACCCACGTCGAGAACTACTGCGCCACCGGCTCGGAGGCGTTCCGCAATGCGTGCTACGCGGTGGCGTCGGGCGCGTACGACGTGGCGATGGCGATCGGCGTCGAGAAGCTGAAGGACTCGGGATACTCGGGCCTCGTCGTCCCCAACGTCGCGCACGACGGTTCGTCGGCCCAGCTCACGGCCCCCGCTGCGTTCAGCTTCCTCGCCCCGGCATACGGCGAGAAGTACGGGGTCGACAGCCAGGAGATGAAAGACGTGATGACGCGCATCGCCTGGAAGAACCACAAGAACGGTGCGCTCAACCCGAGAGCGCAGTTCCAGAAGGAGGTCTCGAAGGAGACCATCGAGTGCGCGCCGCTCATCGCCGGGCCGCTCGGCATCTTCGACTGTTCGGGTGTGAGCGACGGGTCGGCGGCGGCGATCATCGTCCGCGCCGAAGACGCCTACGACTACACCGATCATCCGATCTTCGTGAAGGCGCTGTCGTTCGTGGCGGGCCCGGCGACCGGAACGGTCGACCCCGACTACGACTACACGTCGTTCACCGAGGTGGTGCACTCCGCGACCGATGCGTACCGCCAGGCCGGGATCGAGCACCCGCGCGACGAGCTCGCGATGGCCGAGGTGCACGACTGCTTCACCCCGACCGAACTCGTGCTGATGGAAGACCTCGGTTTCGCCGAACGCGGCATGGGGTGGAAGGAAGTGCTCGCCGGCACCTTCGACCTCGACGGCGAACTGCCCGTCAACCCCGATGGGGGTCTCAAGTCGTTCGGTCACCCGATCGGGGCGTCCGGCCTCCGGATGCTGTTCGAAGCATGGCTGCAACTGCGCGGTGAGGCGGGCGATCGGCAGATCTCGTCGATCGGCCTCGACGGTGCGCCGGGCAAGACCAAGGCGCTCACGCACAACCTCGGCGGGTCGCCCGGGTCGTGCGTCAGCTTCGTGTCGATCGTCGGGAGTCGTCTCGACTGA
- a CDS encoding trans-sulfuration enzyme family protein: MTDDQHSPSTRAITAGRAASGRSLAPALWASSTWESESLDDANRRATSIRQGDFYSRYCNPTVRSFEEAIRDLEGAEESLAFASGMGAIASTVLALCSSGSHVVAQRQLYAGTLAFLQGPCARLGIETTFVDVAEPGAFAAAVQPGRTMVVLAETPSNPRLELADLDELGAIKGPFTVVDSTFATPLGQRPLDHGVDISLHSATKGIAGHNDATLGVISGDADLLAEIWAYSVLHGATPSPFDALNALRGVRTLAVRTRQQNESARSIAVLLADHHAVSATHYPGLNEHPQYDIAARQLLQYGTTLSFDLGTREAVSEFFERVTVCRVATSLGGPETLVCHPATSTHASLTAAEMDAAGVTDGLVRMSVGLEETTDLLADIEQALSRDDSRRSTRS; the protein is encoded by the coding sequence GTGACCGACGATCAGCACTCCCCTTCGACCCGGGCCATCACCGCCGGCCGCGCCGCCTCCGGACGGTCGCTCGCTCCGGCACTGTGGGCGTCGTCGACCTGGGAGTCGGAATCGCTCGACGATGCCAACCGGCGGGCCACGTCGATCCGGCAGGGCGACTTCTACAGCCGCTACTGCAACCCGACGGTGCGGTCGTTCGAAGAAGCGATCCGCGACCTCGAAGGCGCCGAGGAGTCGCTCGCCTTCGCGTCGGGCATGGGGGCCATCGCCTCGACCGTGCTCGCGTTGTGTTCGTCCGGAAGCCACGTCGTCGCGCAGCGCCAGCTCTACGCCGGCACGCTCGCATTCCTGCAAGGTCCGTGCGCACGCCTGGGCATCGAGACCACGTTCGTCGACGTGGCCGAGCCCGGAGCGTTCGCGGCCGCGGTGCAACCCGGCAGAACGATGGTGGTGCTCGCCGAGACCCCGTCGAACCCGCGGCTCGAACTCGCCGACCTCGACGAACTCGGAGCGATCAAGGGACCCTTCACCGTCGTCGACTCCACGTTCGCCACGCCGCTCGGGCAACGTCCACTCGACCACGGCGTCGACATCTCGCTGCATTCGGCCACCAAGGGCATCGCCGGCCACAACGACGCGACGCTCGGCGTCATCTCGGGCGATGCCGATCTGCTCGCCGAGATCTGGGCGTACTCCGTCCTCCACGGCGCCACGCCGTCACCGTTCGACGCGCTCAACGCGCTCCGCGGCGTGCGCACTCTCGCCGTGCGCACCCGCCAGCAGAACGAGTCGGCCCGTTCGATCGCGGTGCTGCTCGCCGATCACCACGCGGTGAGCGCCACGCACTATCCCGGCCTCAACGAGCACCCGCAGTACGACATCGCCGCGCGTCAACTCCTGCAGTACGGCACCACGTTGTCGTTCGACCTCGGCACACGCGAGGCCGTGTCGGAGTTCTTCGAGCGCGTGACGGTGTGCCGCGTGGCGACCTCGCTCGGCGGACCCGAGACCCTCGTGTGCCATCCGGCCACGTCGACGCACGCCAGCCTCACCGCCGCGGAGATGGATGCGGCAGGCGTGACCGACGGGCTCGTCCGCATGTCGGTCGGGTTGGAGGAGACCACCGACCTCTTGGCCGACATCGAGCAGGCCCTCAGTCGAGACGACTCCCGACGATCGACACGAAGCTGA
- a CDS encoding LysR family transcriptional regulator, with product MLHLDVESLRTLIAVLDHGGMTRAAEHLHLSQSAVSWKIKRLEERVGRPLLIRDGHRLRPTRDTRALLDDARTIVDLHDRAAARLASSELTGTVKLGSNEEVDASRMAAVLGRFKRTHPGAVIEFVIDHSAHLDDALASGAIDLAIIQVSDDQLLDTDTVLWSDQLRWVACCESTFSTDDVVPLISFGEHCFYRTLSEPLLDDADIGHAVAFSASSMNGVRAAVEAGLGVGVLGSRYLDDTIIAWLPGDALPPLPIVHQIVRTVPGETPEVAAALIDAITSELIDPAATQHVSTSSRRAETQTTNC from the coding sequence GTGCTGCACCTCGACGTCGAATCGCTCCGCACACTGATCGCCGTGCTCGACCACGGCGGGATGACCCGCGCTGCCGAGCACCTCCACCTGTCGCAGTCCGCCGTCAGCTGGAAGATCAAACGACTCGAGGAGCGAGTGGGCCGGCCGCTGCTCATCCGCGACGGACACCGCCTGCGACCCACGCGCGACACGCGAGCGCTGCTCGACGACGCGCGGACCATCGTCGACCTCCACGATCGCGCTGCGGCACGGCTCGCCAGCAGCGAACTGACCGGCACGGTCAAGCTCGGGTCCAACGAGGAGGTCGACGCGTCGCGCATGGCGGCCGTGCTCGGCCGGTTCAAGCGCACGCACCCCGGCGCGGTCATCGAATTCGTCATCGACCACTCCGCTCACCTCGACGACGCGCTCGCCTCGGGCGCGATCGACCTCGCGATCATCCAGGTGAGCGATGACCAACTCCTCGACACCGACACGGTCCTCTGGAGTGACCAACTGCGCTGGGTCGCGTGCTGCGAATCGACGTTCTCCACCGACGATGTCGTCCCGCTGATCTCCTTCGGCGAACACTGCTTCTACCGGACGCTGAGCGAACCGCTCCTCGACGACGCCGACATCGGCCACGCCGTCGCCTTCTCCGCATCGTCGATGAACGGCGTACGTGCGGCCGTCGAGGCCGGCCTCGGCGTGGGCGTGCTCGGTTCGCGATACCTCGACGACACGATCATCGCCTGGCTGCCCGGCGACGCCCTCCCCCCACTTCCGATCGTCCACCAGATCGTCCGCACCGTTCCCGGCGAGACCCCCGAGGTGGCCGCTGCACTCATCGACGCGATCACGTCCGAGCTGATCGACCCTGCTGCGACGCAGCACGTGTCGACGTCGTCAAGACGTGCAGAAACACAAACCACGAATTGTTGA
- a CDS encoding inositol monophosphatase family protein, whose translation MTMSDTPLELAAELALALEVADAADAYTLPHFVDRDFSVDWKTNATEVTEIDRGAESLIVEALVAARPGHGVFGEEHGLAGDHDAPWRWVIDPIDGTSGFVRGIPVWATLIALTYQGDAVMGVVSAPAIGTRWWGGVGLGAHMRSPIVERELGVSTVDDLAEAQVSVTHSPGWDDVGRTPNLVALQQRARRSRGMGDFWQHMLVAEGSMDVAVDAIGVAPYDLAAVKPIVEAAGGTFTDRFGEVTHQHDSAVSSNGRLHRTVIDLLA comes from the coding sequence ATGACCATGTCCGACACGCCGCTCGAACTCGCCGCCGAGCTCGCCCTCGCCCTCGAGGTGGCCGATGCCGCCGACGCCTACACGCTTCCGCACTTCGTCGATCGCGACTTCAGCGTCGACTGGAAGACGAACGCCACCGAAGTGACCGAGATCGATCGAGGCGCCGAGTCGCTCATCGTCGAGGCGCTCGTCGCCGCTCGGCCGGGTCACGGTGTCTTCGGCGAGGAGCACGGACTCGCCGGCGACCACGACGCGCCGTGGCGTTGGGTCATCGATCCGATCGACGGCACCTCCGGGTTCGTACGCGGGATCCCGGTCTGGGCCACGCTGATCGCGCTCACGTACCAGGGCGACGCCGTGATGGGCGTGGTGTCGGCCCCGGCGATCGGCACGCGATGGTGGGGCGGCGTCGGCCTCGGCGCGCACATGCGCTCACCGATCGTCGAGCGCGAACTCGGCGTGTCGACCGTCGACGATCTCGCCGAAGCGCAGGTCAGCGTGACCCACAGTCCCGGATGGGACGACGTGGGCCGCACGCCGAACCTGGTCGCCCTCCAACAGCGCGCCCGCCGCAGCCGCGGCATGGGCGACTTCTGGCAACACATGCTCGTCGCCGAAGGCTCGATGGACGTGGCGGTCGACGCCATCGGCGTCGCGCCGTACGACCTGGCCGCGGTCAAGCCGATCGTCGAAGCAGCGGGCGGCACGTTCACCGATCGGTTCGGCGAGGTGACGCACCAACACGACTCGGCGGTCAGCTCCAACGGTCGCTTGCACCGCACGGTCATCGACCTGCTCGCCTGA
- a CDS encoding enoyl-CoA hydratase/isomerase family protein, with protein sequence MSDDRYREYDRLRFERPDGTDGVLLIKLDDPDKMNATGADMHLQLSRVFRTIGDDDSVRAVVVTGAGRAFSAGGDLDWIAEQVGDYAQTMRVMKEAGDIVRTMIDCDTPIVSAINGVAVGAGLAVALMADVSIINEDAKLTDGHIRLGVGAGDHAVAIWPLLCGMAKAKYYLLTADFLDGREAERIGLVSKAVPKDDVLSTALGVAEKLAAGPVHATQMTKRALNHWLRQALPNFEASLAYEMLNFLGPDAAEGLAALQEKRSPDFQPPA encoded by the coding sequence GTGAGCGACGACCGATACCGAGAGTACGACCGCCTGCGATTCGAGCGTCCCGACGGCACCGACGGTGTGCTGCTCATCAAGCTCGACGACCCCGACAAGATGAATGCAACGGGTGCCGACATGCACCTGCAGCTGTCACGGGTGTTCCGCACGATCGGCGACGACGATTCGGTGCGCGCCGTCGTGGTCACCGGCGCCGGGCGAGCGTTCTCGGCCGGTGGCGACCTCGACTGGATCGCCGAACAGGTCGGCGACTACGCGCAGACCATGCGGGTGATGAAGGAGGCGGGCGACATCGTGCGCACGATGATCGACTGCGACACGCCCATCGTGTCGGCGATCAACGGCGTCGCCGTGGGTGCCGGACTCGCCGTCGCGCTGATGGCCGACGTCAGCATCATCAACGAAGACGCGAAGCTCACCGACGGTCACATCCGGCTCGGCGTCGGCGCCGGCGACCACGCCGTGGCGATCTGGCCGCTGCTGTGCGGCATGGCCAAAGCGAAGTACTACCTGCTCACCGCCGACTTCCTCGACGGACGCGAGGCCGAACGGATCGGGCTCGTGTCGAAGGCCGTGCCGAAGGACGACGTGCTGTCGACGGCGTTGGGCGTGGCCGAGAAGCTGGCGGCCGGCCCGGTGCACGCCACGCAGATGACGAAGCGGGCGCTCAATCACTGGCTGCGCCAGGCCCTCCCGAACTTCGAGGCATCGCTCGCCTACGAGATGCTCAACTTCCTCGGGCCCGACGCCGCCGAAGGGCTCGCAGCCCTGCAGGAGAAGCGCAGCCCCGACTTCCAGCCGCCCGCATGA
- a CDS encoding SulP family inorganic anion transporter translates to MTDAATLTRPSRSESLKMAWWSNPKTDLLSGLVVALALIPEAISFSIIAGVDPKVGLYASFSIAIIISMAGGRMGMISAATGAMALVIVDLVEEYGVGYLFAATILAGLLQIGFGYLGVGALMRFVPRTVMLGFVNALAILIFLAQVPHILLSDETSAVRDSQLMLNLLFIAIGLAVIYGLPRITKAIPSPLVAIAAIAAYAIAFDLQLPTVGDMGELPDTLPFLALPDVPFTFEMLGIILPYSLTLAFVGLLESLLTAQLLDDLTDTDSDKNRESRGQGIANVATGFLGGMAGCAMIGQSMINHRSGGRTRLSTLASGVFLLILILTLGDLVAQIPMAALVAVMIMVSVGTFSWSSIKPSTLKLMPKTETAVMITTVAIVVVTHNLAYGVAAGVLLSAVFFVRHVSHLVNVTSVVDPDNHARLYAVTGQLFFASTNDLVHAFDYDAVKVPRVEIDCTDARIWDTSAIVALDTVVAKFAERGIEAELIGLNRHAEKLHSDTSGRVGAGH, encoded by the coding sequence ATGACTGATGCGGCAACGCTCACTCGCCCCTCGCGTAGCGAGTCCCTCAAGATGGCCTGGTGGTCGAACCCGAAGACCGACCTGCTGTCGGGCCTCGTCGTCGCACTCGCACTGATCCCGGAAGCGATCTCGTTCTCGATCATCGCCGGCGTCGATCCGAAGGTCGGCCTGTACGCGTCGTTCTCGATCGCCATCATCATCTCGATGGCCGGCGGCCGCATGGGCATGATCTCGGCGGCAACCGGTGCGATGGCACTCGTCATCGTCGACCTCGTCGAGGAATACGGCGTCGGCTACCTGTTCGCCGCCACGATCCTCGCCGGTCTGCTGCAGATCGGTTTCGGCTATCTCGGCGTCGGCGCACTGATGCGGTTCGTCCCACGCACCGTGATGCTCGGCTTCGTCAACGCGCTGGCCATCCTCATCTTCCTGGCACAGGTGCCGCACATCCTCCTCTCCGACGAGACCTCGGCCGTGCGCGACAGCCAGTTGATGCTGAACCTGCTGTTCATCGCCATCGGCCTGGCCGTGATCTACGGACTCCCGCGCATCACGAAGGCGATTCCGTCGCCGCTGGTCGCCATCGCAGCGATCGCCGCGTACGCCATCGCCTTCGACCTGCAGCTCCCGACCGTCGGTGACATGGGCGAACTGCCCGACACGCTGCCGTTCCTGGCGCTGCCCGACGTCCCGTTCACCTTCGAGATGCTCGGCATCATCCTCCCCTACTCGCTCACGCTGGCATTCGTCGGCCTGCTCGAATCGCTGCTCACCGCGCAGCTGCTCGACGACCTGACCGACACCGATTCCGACAAGAACCGCGAGTCGCGCGGTCAGGGCATCGCCAACGTCGCCACCGGGTTCCTCGGCGGCATGGCCGGTTGCGCCATGATCGGCCAGTCGATGATCAACCACCGATCGGGGGGCCGCACTCGCCTGTCGACGCTGGCGTCGGGCGTGTTCCTGCTCATCTTGATCCTCACGCTCGGCGACCTCGTCGCCCAGATCCCGATGGCCGCGCTGGTCGCGGTGATGATCATGGTCTCGGTCGGCACGTTCAGCTGGAGCTCGATCAAGCCGTCGACGCTGAAGCTCATGCCGAAGACCGAGACGGCCGTGATGATCACGACCGTGGCGATCGTCGTGGTCACCCACAACCTCGCCTACGGCGTCGCCGCCGGCGTGCTCCTCTCGGCGGTGTTCTTCGTGCGCCACGTGTCGCACCTCGTCAACGTCACCAGCGTCGTCGACCCCGACAACCACGCACGGCTCTACGCGGTCACGGGGCAGCTGTTCTTCGCCTCGACCAACGACCTCGTCCACGCGTTCGACTACGACGCCGTCAAGGTGCCCCGGGTCGAGATCGACTGCACCGACGCCCGCATCTGGGACACCTCCGCGATCGTCGCGCTCGACACCGTCGTCGCGAAGTTCGCGGAGCGCGGCATCGAAGCCGAGTTGATCGGCCTGAACCGCCACGCCGAGAAGCTGCACAGCGACACCTCCGGCCGCGTCGGCGCAGGGCACTGA
- a CDS encoding GGDEF domain-containing protein produces MLSSEELLARARSKAFGHDSELNDLITAALDATDDSHEIGRLLVARALSLQGRGDATEPALAAQAAATHSRAAGDLPIAAFASSMAAVFLDQTGELHNAMEHAVDALIMLSDVEVDEVEAVRASLAVSGFFMRLGAFDLAVEVGRRAFDGACLVEGVPADLVAFSFGYIAAEGGHVTTDEQVRRFRLDHATDAASHLRDRGCDPVARDLLASGLFGEIDLANGVLPDSAGLAASEPLYDDAAPDLVAWHRSVRGMAALSNGDPMLAIELLDVAIPGLEASSDNHCLVRAIEQRGRAHAALGAFDDAYADASRLATMTRHWHLDQIGELAGQVARRAELERASSAWQHTAQKLADDIDSDPTTGVRSRRWLDRVLDEIEREDGTAWALMFDLDRFKIINDTYGHHVGDEVLARFGTLLHAAAGTSTAIARFGGEEFVVIIRSVAGDVEAGTNFAEQIRLSTATHDWESIAPGIDLTVSCGVASGPRSEIKQLLVSADDALLDAKRLGRNRVSHAADTLDRAEIRWPAPAPT; encoded by the coding sequence GTGTTGTCAAGCGAGGAACTTCTCGCACGAGCTCGAAGCAAGGCCTTCGGCCACGATTCGGAGCTCAACGACCTCATCACCGCGGCGCTCGACGCGACCGACGACTCCCACGAGATCGGGCGACTCCTCGTCGCCCGGGCGCTCTCGCTCCAGGGACGCGGTGACGCGACCGAGCCGGCCCTCGCCGCGCAGGCCGCAGCGACGCACAGCCGGGCCGCCGGCGACCTCCCCATCGCCGCGTTCGCCTCGTCGATGGCCGCCGTCTTCCTCGATCAGACCGGCGAGCTCCACAATGCGATGGAGCACGCGGTCGACGCGCTGATCATGCTCAGCGACGTCGAGGTCGACGAAGTCGAAGCGGTTCGCGCCTCGCTCGCGGTCTCGGGTTTCTTCATGCGTCTCGGCGCCTTCGACCTGGCGGTGGAGGTCGGCCGCCGCGCCTTCGACGGCGCCTGCCTGGTCGAGGGTGTCCCGGCCGATCTGGTCGCCTTCTCGTTCGGGTACATCGCCGCCGAAGGCGGGCATGTCACCACCGACGAACAGGTGCGCCGCTTCCGTCTCGATCACGCCACCGACGCAGCCAGCCACCTCCGCGACCGCGGCTGCGATCCCGTCGCCCGCGACCTACTCGCCAGTGGCCTGTTCGGCGAGATCGACCTCGCCAACGGCGTGCTCCCCGACTCGGCGGGCCTCGCCGCGTCCGAACCGCTCTACGACGATGCCGCACCCGACCTCGTCGCCTGGCACCGCTCCGTGCGCGGGATGGCCGCCTTGAGCAACGGCGACCCGATGCTCGCCATCGAACTCCTCGACGTCGCGATTCCCGGGCTCGAGGCCAGCTCCGACAATCACTGTCTCGTCCGGGCGATCGAACAGCGAGGCCGGGCGCACGCCGCGCTGGGCGCGTTCGACGATGCATACGCCGACGCGTCGCGACTCGCGACGATGACGCGCCATTGGCACCTCGACCAGATCGGTGAACTCGCCGGCCAGGTGGCTCGCCGCGCCGAACTCGAACGGGCCAGCTCGGCATGGCAGCACACCGCTCAGAAGCTCGCCGACGACATCGACTCCGATCCGACGACCGGTGTCCGGTCGCGCCGCTGGCTCGACCGAGTGCTCGACGAGATCGAGCGCGAGGACGGCACCGCCTGGGCGCTCATGTTCGACCTCGACCGGTTCAAGATCATCAACGACACCTACGGTCATCACGTCGGCGACGAGGTCCTCGCGCGTTTCGGCACGTTGCTCCATGCCGCTGCCGGCACGTCGACCGCCATCGCCAGGTTCGGCGGCGAAGAGTTCGTCGTCATCATCCGGTCGGTCGCCGGCGACGTCGAGGCCGGCACCAACTTCGCCGAACAGATCCGGCTCAGCACCGCGACGCACGACTGGGAGAGCATCGCCCCCGGCATCGACCTCACCGTGAGCTGCGGCGTGGCGAGCGGGCCGCGCTCCGAGATCAAACAACTGCTCGTGAGCGCCGACGATGCGCTCCTCGATGCGAAGCGACTCGGCCGCAACCGCGTGTCACACGCAGCCGACACGCTCGACCGCGCCGAGATCCGCTGGCCGGCACCCGCGCCGACGTGA